One genomic region from Lates calcarifer isolate ASB-BC8 linkage group LG10, TLL_Latcal_v3, whole genome shotgun sequence encodes:
- the gcnt3 gene encoding beta-1,3-galactosyl-O-glycosyl-glycoprotein beta-1,6-N-acetylglucosaminyltransferase 3, translating into MGFAAFKRSQMLLRTLCLVLMGMVLSFVLWEADSSRQSLSYLGIPQQFSVDLPGCSAIISGDIEGKKHELEVLLASRKRQNILSEDVYFNLTKDCPAYIEKRGFITVPLSEEERDFPIAYSMVIHEKIEMFERLLRAVYAPQNIYCVHVDQKSTKDFQKAVEAIVSCFPNVFIATKLERVVYASWSRVQADLNCMKDLLNSHVRWRYLLNTCGTDFPIKTNGEMVKTLKALNGRNSMETEATNSYKKGRWQYHHNVTDSVIRTNVRKSPPPISSPMFSGNAYFVVTRAFVKHVMTDREVQKLLEWEKDTYSPDEHLWATLQRMPSVPGSVPANVKYDVSDMQAFARVVKWSYLAGDVKNGAPYSPCTGSYRRAVCVYGAGDLHWLLSQQHLFANKFDPETDDLAIRCMESVLRFKALGHNPLSTEQFPTI; encoded by the coding sequence ATGGGTTTCGCTGCATTTAAGAGGAGTCAGATGTTGTTGAGGACTCTCTGCCTCGTCCTCATGGGTATGGTTCTTTCCTTTGTTCTTTGGGAGGCTGACTCCAGCAGGCAGTCACTGTCTTATCTCGGAATACCACAGCAGTTCTCTGTGGACCTGCCCGGCTGCTCAGCTATCATCAGTGGAGATATAGAGGGTAAGAAACATGAATTAGAAGTGCTTTTGGCCTCCAGGAAGAGGCAAAACATTTTATCGGAGGATGTCTACTTTAATTTGACAAAGGACTGTCCGGCTTACATTGAAAAGCGAGGCTTTATTACAGTGCCTCtcagtgaagaggagagagacttTCCCATAGCCTACTCCATGGTGATCCATGAGAAGATTGAGATGTTTGAGCGACTTCTACGAGCTGTTTACGCTCCTCAGAACATCTACTGCGTGCACGTGGACCAAAAGTCCACAAAAGACTTTCAGAAGGCCGTGGAGGCTATTGTGTCATGTTTTCCCAATGTGTTTATAGCCACTAAATTGGAAAGGGTGGTGTACGCCTCGTGGTCCCGAGTACAGGCAGATCTGAACTGCATGAAAGATCTGCTCAACTCGCATGTCCGGTGGAGGTACCTGCTCAACACCTGTGGGACAGACTTCCCCATCAAAACCAATGGGGAGATGGTTAAGACACTGAAGGCCCTAAACGGGAGAAACAGCATGGAGACCGAGGCCACCAACAGCTACAAGAAAGGCCGCTGGCAGTATCACCACAACGTCACCGACAGTGTCATCCGGACAAATGTGAGGAAAAGCCCCCCACCAATCAGCAGCCCCATGTTCTCGGGGAATGCCTACTTTGTGGTCACGAGAGCATTTGTGAAACACGTGATGACGGACAGAGAGGTTCAGAAACTCCTGGAGTGGGAGAAGGACACATACAGCCCCGACGAGCACTTGTGGGCCACTCTGCAGAGGATGCCCTCTGTTCCTGGGTCAGTGCCCGCCAACGTCAAGTATGATGTATCAGACATGCAGGCCTTCGCTCGGGTGGTTAAGTGGAGCTATTTAGCAGGTGATGTGAAAAATGGAGCCCCCTATTCACCTTGCACTGGTTCTTACAGGCgggctgtctgtgtgtatggAGCCGGTGACCTCCACTGGCTCCTGAGCCAGCAACACCTCTTTGCAAATAAGTTTGATCCTGAGACTGACGACCTTGCCATTAGATGTATGGAGAGTGTGCTGCGTTTCAAAGCTTTAGGCCATAACCCACTGTCAACAGAGCAGTTTCCTACCATTTAG